One Neurospora crassa OR74A mitochondrion, complete genome DNA window includes the following coding sequences:
- a CDS encoding laglidadg endonuclease has product MYLSIIILPLLGSIVAGFFGRKVGVSGAQLITCLSVIITTGLAILAFFEVGFNNIPVTINLFRWIDSEWYNILWGFQFDSLTVAMLIPVLIISSLVHIYSISYMSHDPRGRVRGKRVYGDKLSNSGEVLKLKVPSCSWKTMSGWSNYSGTVTSLKMSENKMDNRGSKSVVIDSNSTVKEQRVDGSWSIKSHLMDLRCTLRGFERNRGIKLGFNLQQGWNSAKIPSKQFDFKKKFSTYNSTLRVNPWVWSGLIDGEGSFNIIVDRNKSRKLGWRAQLKFQLSLHTKDLNLLYLLQQYLGGIGSIHLARNRDIVNYSIDSIEDLNKLIIHLENYPLLTQKAADFFLFKQAVKLVNNKAHLTVEGLNQIVNIKASMNLGLSDTLKSEFAGYTPVERPVINCDNVFLDPYWISGFVSAEGNFDVRMPSTNSKLGYRVQLRFRISTLRVDIRLMEKIVEYFGSGKIYKYGGKSAVSLTIVDFTDITNILVPFFNKYPIIGIKLYDYLDWCKIHSLMINRSHLTVEGINSISLLLGRRR; this is encoded by the coding sequence ATGTATTTAAGTATCATTATCTTACCTTTATTAGGGTCTATAGTTGCTGGCTTTTTTGGTAGAAAAGTTGGAGTTAGCGGTGCACAATTAATTACCTGTTTAAGTGTAATAATCACTACAGGTTTAGCTATATTAGCTTTTTTCGAGGTTGGTTTTAATAATATCCCTGTGACTATAAATTTATTTAGATGAATAGATAGTGAGTGATATAACATTCTTTGAGGTTTTCAATTTGATAGTTTAACAGTGGCAATGTTAATACCTGTATTAATAATAAGTTCTTTAGTTCACATATATTCAATTTCGTACATGAGCCATGATCCTCGGGGTCGCGTTAGGGGAAAACGCGTCTATGGGGATAAACTGTCAAATTCCGGGGAAGTCCTAAAGCTTAAGGTACCAAGCTGTAGTTGAAAAACTATGAGTGGCTGAAGTAATTACTCAGGTACGGTAACAAGCCTTAAGATGAGTGAAAACAAAATGGATAATCGCGGATCTAAGTCAGTAGTAATCGATAGTAATTCTACTGTAAAAGAGCAACGAGTAGACGGCAGTTGATCCATAAAGTCACATTTAATGGATTTAAGATGTACTCTAAGGGGTTTCGAAAGAAACAGAGGTATAAAACTCGGTTTCAACCTGCAACAAGGTTGAAACTCTGCTAAAATCCCATCTAAGCAATTCGATTTTAAAAAAAAATTTTCTACCTATAATTCCACTCTACGAGTAAATCCTTGAGTCTGATCTGGTTTAATAGATGGTGAGGGTTCATTTAACATAATAGTGGATAGAAATAAAAGTCGTAAATTAGGTTGACGTGCTCAATTGAAATTTCAATTAAGTCTACACACAAAAGATCTTAACTTATTATATCTATTACAACAATACTTGGGTGGTATTGGTTCTATTCATTTAGCTCGAAACCGAGATATAGTTAATTATTCAATAGATTCAATTGAAGATTTAAATAAACTTATTATTCATTTAGAAAATTATCCGTTATTAACTCAAAAAGCCGCGGATTTTTTTTTATTTAAACAAGCGGTAAAACTTGTAAATAATAAAGCTCATCTTACTGTTGAAGGTTTAAATCAAATAGTAAATATAAAAGCATCAATGAATTTAGGTTTATCTGACACGTTAAAATCAGAGTTTGCTGGATATACTCCAGTTGAAAGACCTGTAATAAATTGTGATAATGTATTTTTAGACCCTTATTGAATTTCAGGATTTGTAAGTGCTGAGGGAAACTTTGATGTTCGTATGCCATCAACCAATAGTAAATTAGGTTATCGAGTACAATTGAGATTTAGAATATCCACTCTACGAGTGGATATTAGATTAATGGAGAAAATAGTTGAATACTTTGGGTCAGGAAAGATTTACAAATATGGTGGTAAGTCTGCTGTTAGTTTAACAATAGTTGACTTTACTGATATTACCAATATATTGGTTCCATTTTTTAATAAATACCCTATAATTGGTATAAAACTCTATGATTATCTTGATTGATGTAAAATTCATAGTTTAATGATTAATCGTTCTCATCTGACGGTTGAGGGTATAAATTCAATTTCCCTCCTCCTTGGAAGGAGGAGGTAG
- a CDS encoding NADH dehydrogenase subunit 4L: MNITLILFLIGILGFVLNRKNIILMLISIEIMLLAITFLILVSSLNMDDIIGQTYAIYIIVVAGAESAIGLAILVAFYRLRGSITIEYK; the protein is encoded by the exons ATGAATATTACCTTAATACTTTTTTTAATAGGAATTTTAGGTTTCGTATTAAATAGAAAAAATATTATATTAATGCTTATTTCAATTGAAATAATGCTATTAGCTATAACATTCCTAATATTGGTAAGTTCACTTAATATGGATGATATAATCGGCCAAACTTATGCTATTTATATAATAGTTGTAGCAGGTGCAGAATCTGCTATAGGTTTAGCTATTCTAGTTGCTTTCTATAGATT AAGAGGAAGTATCACAATAGAATATAAATAA